A region of Paenimyroides aestuarii DNA encodes the following proteins:
- the fabG gene encoding 3-oxoacyl-[acyl-carrier-protein] reductase, which produces MKLLEGKTAIITGATRGIGRGIALTFAKQGANVAFTYSSSEEAAISLENELTAMGVQAKSYKSNAADFNEAQSLVDSVLASFGTVDVLINNAGITKDNLLMRMSEEDFDNVMDVNLKSVFNMTKAVQKTMLKNRNGVIINMSSVVGVKGNAGQANYAASKAGIIGFSKSVALELGSRNIRCNVVAPGFIETEMTAKLGEETVKGWTDAIPLKRGGTPEDIANACVFLSSDLATYITGQVINVDGGMLT; this is translated from the coding sequence ATGAAATTATTAGAAGGAAAAACTGCAATCATAACAGGTGCAACCCGCGGAATTGGTAGAGGAATTGCTTTAACATTTGCAAAACAAGGTGCAAACGTGGCATTTACATACAGCTCGTCTGAAGAAGCTGCTATTTCTTTAGAAAATGAATTAACAGCTATGGGCGTTCAAGCAAAATCGTACAAATCAAACGCAGCAGACTTTAATGAGGCGCAAAGTTTGGTGGATAGTGTATTGGCTAGTTTTGGAACTGTTGATGTTTTAATCAACAATGCAGGAATCACCAAAGACAATTTGTTGATGCGTATGAGCGAAGAAGATTTTGACAATGTAATGGATGTAAACTTAAAATCGGTTTTTAACATGACCAAAGCCGTGCAAAAAACCATGCTTAAAAACAGAAACGGTGTGATTATTAACATGAGTTCTGTGGTGGGTGTAAAAGGAAATGCAGGTCAGGCAAACTATGCGGCATCAAAAGCCGGAATTATTGGTTTTTCTAAGTCGGTAGCATTGGAATTAGGTTCTAGAAACATTCGTTGCAACGTGGTGGCGCCAGGGTTTATCGAAACCGAAATGACTGCAAAATTGGGCGAAGAAACAGTAAAAGGCTGGACAGACGCTATTCCTTTGAAACGCGGTGGTACACCAGAAGATATTGCAAACGCTTGTGTGTTTTTATCATCAGATTTGGCTACCTACATTACGGGTCAGGTTATAAATGTTGATGGCGGAATGCTTACATAA
- a CDS encoding META domain-containing protein — MKKIYLLLIFALLTAIFSCKSKQTATDNSKTTVNFDEKTFDPYFKGLGTEPFWNIEINDNFVVYKDINGKLEVFAIQNTHQAQDANVRLIRSENNNKQLEITIAQKPCSDGMSDQSFDYKTDVSIISKDKELRLNGCGNYVIPAKMQGKWELISFKGNEIPANKFLKTPYLQFENEENHVSGNASCNGFSGAVFFDNENIRFSKLGVTRMMCVHENMETDFLKVLETITHYELENDELHLFSGTDLQMILKKN, encoded by the coding sequence ATGAAAAAAATCTATTTATTACTCATTTTTGCTCTGTTAACAGCGATTTTTTCGTGTAAAAGCAAACAAACTGCAACCGATAACAGCAAAACTACAGTTAACTTCGATGAAAAAACATTTGATCCTTATTTTAAAGGATTAGGTACGGAACCTTTTTGGAATATTGAAATAAACGACAATTTTGTTGTTTATAAAGATATTAACGGAAAACTAGAAGTATTTGCCATTCAAAACACCCACCAAGCCCAAGATGCAAATGTGCGATTGATTAGGTCGGAAAACAACAACAAACAGTTAGAAATCACGATTGCTCAAAAACCATGCTCTGATGGCATGTCGGATCAATCTTTTGATTACAAAACCGATGTTTCGATCATTTCAAAAGATAAAGAGTTGCGATTAAACGGTTGTGGAAATTATGTAATTCCTGCAAAAATGCAAGGAAAATGGGAGCTTATTTCGTTTAAAGGAAATGAAATTCCTGCTAATAAATTTTTAAAAACACCCTATTTACAATTTGAAAATGAAGAAAATCATGTGAGCGGCAATGCGAGTTGTAATGGTTTTAGTGGTGCTGTTTTTTTTGATAACGAAAACATTCGCTTTTCCAAATTAGGGGTAACACGCATGATGTGTGTTCACGAAAATATGGAAACTGATTTTTTGAAAGTTTTAGAAACCATAACCCATTACGAACTTGAGAATGATGAATTGCATTTATTCTCTGGAACTGATTTGCAAATGATACTAAAGAAAAACTAA
- a CDS encoding lysophospholipid acyltransferase family protein, translating to MKYLLFIVIYALLWCVSKLPFKVLYLLSNVFYFLIYKVVKYRVKTVRYNLELTFPHLSVIERKAIERKFYIHLCDLFLEMIKTITISPKELDKRFVFTNVELMKAYEQKQKSIILMLPHYGNWEWVIGLGQHLDFKGFGIYKALKNKHFDKLFRDIRSRFNAELIDTHHTTGTIRENQTKGLYGTYLFLSDQTPLLRENLHWEPFMGVEVPVHMGAEALARKLNMNILYLKVEKTKRGHYQATFSEITDDIKNEPKYKPTRMFLDKVEEQIKAAPAYYFWTHKRWKHKGQKQQFKTR from the coding sequence ATGAAATATCTTTTATTTATCGTTATATATGCGTTGTTGTGGTGTGTTTCAAAGTTGCCATTTAAAGTATTGTATCTACTTTCGAACGTTTTTTATTTTTTAATATATAAAGTAGTAAAGTATCGCGTTAAAACGGTTCGATACAATTTAGAACTAACATTTCCACATTTATCGGTAATTGAAAGAAAAGCAATCGAACGAAAATTTTACATTCATCTGTGCGATTTGTTTCTTGAAATGATTAAAACCATTACCATTTCTCCAAAAGAGTTAGATAAACGCTTTGTTTTTACAAATGTGGAACTAATGAAAGCCTACGAACAAAAACAAAAAAGCATTATTTTAATGTTGCCGCATTACGGAAATTGGGAGTGGGTGATTGGTTTGGGGCAACATTTAGATTTTAAAGGTTTTGGAATTTATAAAGCGTTAAAAAATAAACATTTCGATAAGCTTTTTAGAGATATTCGCTCGCGTTTTAATGCTGAATTGATTGATACACATCACACAACAGGAACTATTCGTGAAAATCAAACAAAGGGATTATATGGAACGTACTTGTTTTTAAGCGATCAAACGCCGTTATTACGAGAAAACTTGCATTGGGAACCGTTTATGGGAGTAGAAGTGCCGGTTCACATGGGTGCTGAAGCTTTGGCAAGAAAATTAAATATGAATATTTTGTATTTAAAGGTGGAAAAAACGAAACGCGGACATTATCAAGCTACTTTTTCTGAAATTACCGACGATATTAAGAACGAGCCTAAATATAAACCCACCCGAATGTTTTTGGATAAAGTGGAAGAACAAATAAAAGCGGCTCCTGCATATTATTTTTGGACGCACAAACGCTGGAAACACAAAGGTCAAAAGCAACAGTTTAAAACGCGATAA
- a CDS encoding DinB family protein, giving the protein MKANIVTNEELLNHWQGHRTLTRKVIEAFPEKELFEYSIGGMRTFADLVKELLSIAVPGLEGIVNNTTEAHNHNLPLATKADLLNAWDEATPKINALFMQISEERFQEEFNLFGAYKFPVLHNILYFIDNEVHHRGQGYVYLRSLGIEPPFFWERS; this is encoded by the coding sequence ATGAAAGCAAACATTGTAACAAACGAAGAGTTATTAAACCATTGGCAAGGTCACCGAACCTTAACGCGAAAAGTAATAGAGGCTTTCCCCGAAAAAGAACTTTTTGAATACAGTATTGGTGGCATGCGTACGTTTGCCGATTTGGTAAAAGAGCTGTTGTCTATCGCTGTTCCGGGCTTAGAAGGCATAGTAAACAATACCACAGAAGCCCATAACCATAATTTACCTCTTGCAACAAAGGCAGATTTATTAAACGCTTGGGACGAAGCTACGCCGAAAATCAACGCATTGTTTATGCAGATTTCTGAAGAACGCTTTCAGGAAGAATTCAATTTGTTTGGTGCATACAAATTTCCGGTGCTTCATAATATTCTGTATTTTATTGATAACGAAGTACATCACCGCGGACAAGGGTATGTGTATTTGAGAAGTTTAGGCATTGAACCTCCCTTTTTCTGGGAACGTTCTTAA
- a CDS encoding helix-turn-helix transcriptional regulator, whose protein sequence is MSELDIKKFNRILSIYVQLQSRNWITAQQFANRYQVSTRTIYRDLKALENAGVPLYNEPGKGFALVEGYKIPPTIFTKEEALSFAIAEKLMAKYADKQLSFQFSSAMHKMKAVLRTTEKENVALIEDRYLIFDTTSSEPSTELLSVLLDSMVSKIQIEILYQKPGNNKADKRLLEPIGIFYEHNYWYFMAFCFLRNDYRQFRIDRVKGISKTVNHFETEHQSLECFLNKRKIETQKTTLVRIRAPKKMAHYFNWDRSSYGFVSEKVLKREVELTFETTIPLKYFARWFLMFSDDATIVEPLELKHIVADILQKAVEKI, encoded by the coding sequence ATGAGTGAACTTGATATAAAGAAATTCAACCGAATCTTAAGTATTTATGTACAGTTGCAATCGCGAAACTGGATCACAGCACAGCAATTTGCAAATCGCTATCAAGTGAGTACGAGAACCATCTACCGTGATTTAAAAGCGCTAGAAAATGCGGGTGTGCCATTGTATAACGAACCCGGAAAAGGTTTTGCGTTAGTAGAAGGATACAAAATTCCGCCGACTATTTTTACTAAAGAAGAGGCTTTAAGCTTTGCAATTGCTGAAAAGCTGATGGCAAAATATGCCGATAAACAATTGAGTTTTCAATTTTCATCAGCAATGCATAAGATGAAAGCCGTTTTGCGAACCACCGAAAAAGAAAATGTAGCTTTGATCGAAGATCGCTATTTAATTTTTGATACCACTTCGTCTGAGCCAAGCACTGAACTGCTTTCGGTTCTGTTAGACAGTATGGTTTCAAAAATCCAGATAGAAATTTTATACCAAAAACCAGGAAATAATAAAGCAGATAAACGGCTTTTAGAGCCCATCGGCATTTTTTACGAGCATAATTATTGGTATTTTATGGCGTTTTGCTTTTTGCGAAATGATTACCGCCAGTTTAGAATTGACCGAGTAAAAGGTATTTCGAAAACAGTAAATCACTTTGAAACCGAACACCAATCATTAGAATGTTTTTTAAATAAGAGGAAAATAGAAACTCAAAAAACAACTCTTGTGCGGATTCGTGCACCCAAAAAAATGGCACATTATTTTAATTGGGATCGATCTTCCTACGGTTTTGTGTCAGAAAAAGTACTAAAAAGGGAAGTAGAGCTCACTTTTGAAACTACTATTCCCTTAAAGTATTTTGCACGTTGGTTTTTAATGTTTAGCGATGATGCAACGATTGTTGAACCTTTAGAATTAAAACATATTGTTGCCGATATATTGCAAAAAGCAGTTGAAAAAATATAA
- a CDS encoding methylated-DNA--[protein]-cysteine S-methyltransferase produces MNFLDLNQKLTSNSNHIAVSTYQSPLGLMFLGATENGICLVEFHDRIHLEKTLLKLAESLNAQFVEQENQHLSQLKDELALYFDKKLQNFKVPLVFTGTDFQQKVFQSLLQIPYGNTSTYKKQAIFLGDEKAIRAVATANGLNKIAVLIPCHRIIGSDGSMVGYAGGIHRKEALLQLEGALQNTQLRLL; encoded by the coding sequence ATGAATTTTTTAGATTTAAACCAGAAACTTACCAGTAATTCCAACCATATTGCTGTATCAACCTATCAATCTCCGTTGGGTTTGATGTTTTTAGGTGCTACTGAAAATGGAATTTGTCTGGTGGAATTTCACGATCGTATTCATTTAGAAAAAACGCTTTTAAAGTTAGCTGAAAGCTTGAATGCGCAGTTTGTTGAGCAAGAAAATCAACATTTAAGTCAATTAAAAGACGAACTTGCTTTATATTTCGATAAAAAACTACAGAATTTTAAGGTTCCATTGGTATTTACAGGAACCGATTTTCAACAAAAAGTGTTTCAATCGTTGCTACAAATTCCGTATGGAAATACATCAACCTACAAAAAACAAGCAATTTTTTTGGGCGATGAAAAAGCGATTCGTGCAGTTGCAACCGCGAATGGTTTGAACAAAATAGCCGTTTTAATTCCGTGTCATAGAATTATTGGAAGCGATGGCTCAATGGTTGGTTACGCAGGAGGAATTCATAGAAAAGAAGCTTTATTGCAGCTAGAAGGTGCTTTGCAAAATACGCAATTACGTTTATTGTAG
- the rplI gene encoding 50S ribosomal protein L9, protein MEIILKQDVQKLGFKDDVVTVKPGYGRNFLIPQGMAVLATPSAKKVLAENLRQRAHKEAKLIADANTTAEALKALEIKIAVKAGGEKLFGSVTNADIAAALESNGQSIDKKFITSGTIKRLGKYTANVRLHRDVIVELPYEVVAAE, encoded by the coding sequence ATGGAAATTATCTTAAAACAAGATGTTCAAAAATTAGGATTTAAAGATGATGTGGTAACTGTAAAACCTGGTTACGGTCGTAATTTCTTAATTCCTCAAGGTATGGCTGTTTTAGCTACACCGTCTGCTAAAAAAGTTTTAGCTGAAAATTTAAGACAAAGAGCTCACAAAGAAGCTAAATTAATCGCTGATGCAAACACTACTGCAGAAGCATTAAAAGCTTTAGAGATCAAGATTGCTGTTAAAGCTGGTGGTGAAAAATTATTTGGTTCTGTAACGAATGCTGATATTGCTGCTGCTTTAGAATCAAACGGTCAATCAATCGACAAAAAATTCATCACTTCTGGTACTATCAAACGTTTAGGTAAATATACTGCAAACGTTCGTTTACACCGCGATGTAATCGTTGAATTACCATACGAAGTTGTTGCTGCTGAGTAA
- the rpsR gene encoding 30S ribosomal protein S18, with product MSTIEQSAKGKKDGDIRYLTPLNIETNKTKKYCRFKKSGIKYIDYKDADFLLKFVNEQGKILPRRLTGTSLKYQRKVSVAVKRARHLALMPYVADLLK from the coding sequence ATGTCAACAATTGAGCAATCTGCAAAAGGAAAAAAAGACGGAGATATCAGATATTTAACGCCTTTAAACATTGAAACAAACAAAACTAAAAAATATTGTCGTTTCAAAAAATCTGGAATCAAATACATCGATTATAAAGATGCTGATTTCTTATTGAAATTCGTTAACGAGCAAGGTAAAATTTTACCACGTCGTTTAACAGGAACTTCTTTAAAATACCAAAGAAAAGTATCTGTAGCTGTAAAACGTGCGCGTCACTTAGCTTTAATGCCTTACGTTGCAGATTTATTAAAATAA
- the rpsF gene encoding 30S ribosomal protein S6, giving the protein MNHYETVFILNPVLSETQVKETVQKFEDFLASKGAKMISKEDWGLKKLAYEIQNKKSGFYHLFEYTVPGDAIIGLETEFRRDERVMRFLTVALDKHAISWAERRREKLKTKKA; this is encoded by the coding sequence ATGAATCATTATGAAACTGTTTTCATTTTGAATCCCGTTTTATCTGAAACTCAGGTAAAGGAAACAGTACAGAAATTCGAAGATTTTCTTGCTTCAAAAGGGGCTAAAATGATCTCTAAAGAAGATTGGGGCTTAAAAAAATTAGCTTACGAAATTCAAAACAAAAAAAGTGGTTTTTACCATTTATTCGAGTACACTGTACCAGGTGATGCAATTATTGGTTTAGAAACAGAATTCCGTCGCGATGAGCGTGTAATGCGTTTCTTAACAGTAGCTTTAGACAAGCATGCAATTTCTTGGGCAGAGAGAAGAAGAGAAAAATTAAAAACTAAAAAAGCGTAA
- a CDS encoding BCCT family transporter, with translation MIKKPTLKTTLNKGIIVPSLIFIVGVCLLSAIYPKLTNDVLTVVKNFIFVNLNWVYVWSVTIFVLFLIYLMTSKYGNIRLGRNDSRPDYSFFSWISMLFAAGMGIGLMYFSVAEPMQHYSNEVFAGKSVVQRAQNAQLYTFFHWGIHAWAIYGVVGLSLAYFTYRYRLPLSLRSCFYPLLKDKIKGRWGNLIDVFALCSTFFGITTTLGFGVVQINSGLQTLNILPESSFVYQVIIVAVLVSLSIFSAVSGLDKGVKILSSINIVSVLTLLLFVLILGPTVYLIGSFTEGIGTYINSFFSLTFNTHVYEENTQPWFYDWTILYWAWWISWSPYVGLFIAKISKGRTIREFIAAVLILPTLFNFVWMSVFGNSAIWFDLNSANGVLSQLADNPDALMFRFLEYLPLTKIVSFLVISIIIIFFVTSADSGIFVMNSIATKNAKVSPKWQTIGWGILLAVLALMLLNAGGLAALQSMTLITALPFSLIMLLFIVSLVKALSIDRNYYEKDFSSTTVPWSGASWKARLKQVVSFYDDASVDVFIQERVKIAFEELRTEFAKNNIEATINSYESPLKMEIEIKHDIVNNFLYGVKNESRIISDYLLTEDNLPEVKNNIAHFPKSYFGDNRDGYDVQLFTKNELISDVLKHYERFLEIISEENNEMFVSSNANKRL, from the coding sequence ATGATTAAAAAGCCTACCCTCAAAACCACACTAAATAAAGGAATTATTGTTCCAAGCTTGATTTTTATCGTAGGTGTTTGCTTGCTTTCGGCGATTTATCCTAAACTAACCAACGACGTTTTAACCGTAGTGAAAAACTTCATTTTCGTAAATCTAAATTGGGTTTATGTTTGGTCGGTAACGATTTTTGTTTTGTTTTTAATTTATCTGATGACCAGTAAATATGGAAATATCCGTTTGGGACGAAACGACAGCCGACCGGATTATTCGTTTTTCTCTTGGATATCAATGCTATTCGCAGCCGGAATGGGAATTGGTTTGATGTATTTTAGCGTGGCAGAACCCATGCAGCATTATTCCAATGAAGTTTTTGCCGGAAAATCAGTTGTTCAGAGAGCGCAAAACGCGCAACTTTACACCTTTTTCCATTGGGGAATTCACGCTTGGGCAATTTACGGCGTGGTAGGTTTGTCTTTGGCATATTTCACGTATCGTTATCGTTTGCCATTGTCGCTCAGAAGCTGTTTCTATCCTTTACTGAAAGATAAAATTAAAGGAAGATGGGGCAATTTAATCGATGTTTTTGCTCTATGCAGCACTTTTTTTGGAATTACAACAACTTTAGGATTTGGGGTCGTTCAGATCAATTCTGGGTTGCAGACACTTAATATTTTGCCGGAAAGCAGTTTTGTGTACCAGGTAATTATCGTGGCGGTTTTGGTTTCATTATCTATATTTTCAGCAGTGAGCGGTTTGGATAAAGGTGTTAAAATTCTCAGCAGTATCAATATTGTAAGTGTATTGACTTTGCTTCTGTTTGTTTTAATTTTAGGACCAACCGTTTATTTAATTGGAAGTTTTACCGAAGGCATCGGAACATACATCAACAGTTTTTTCAGTCTTACTTTTAATACACACGTTTACGAAGAAAATACACAGCCGTGGTTTTATGATTGGACAATTTTGTACTGGGCTTGGTGGATTTCTTGGTCGCCTTATGTGGGACTTTTTATTGCGAAAATTTCTAAAGGAAGAACAATTAGAGAGTTTATTGCAGCTGTTTTGATTTTGCCGACTTTGTTCAATTTTGTATGGATGTCGGTGTTTGGAAACAGTGCCATTTGGTTTGATTTGAATAGTGCCAATGGAGTTCTGAGTCAATTAGCAGATAATCCAGATGCATTAATGTTTCGTTTCTTGGAATATCTTCCTTTGACTAAAATCGTGAGTTTTCTGGTGATTTCTATTATCATTATTTTCTTTGTGACTTCGGCAGACAGCGGAATTTTTGTAATGAACAGTATTGCAACCAAAAACGCCAAGGTTTCTCCAAAGTGGCAGACCATCGGATGGGGAATTTTGCTGGCAGTGCTGGCTTTGATGCTCCTCAATGCAGGTGGTTTGGCTGCCTTGCAAAGTATGACGCTTATTACGGCACTTCCGTTCTCTCTAATTATGCTGTTGTTTATTGTAAGTCTTGTGAAAGCACTTTCGATTGACCGAAATTATTACGAAAAAGATTTTTCAAGCACTACAGTACCTTGGTCAGGTGCTTCTTGGAAAGCACGATTGAAACAGGTGGTTTCCTTTTATGATGATGCTTCTGTGGATGTTTTTATCCAAGAAAGAGTAAAAATAGCTTTTGAAGAGCTGCGGACTGAATTTGCAAAAAATAATATTGAAGCTACAATTAATTCTTACGAAAGCCCTTTAAAAATGGAAATTGAGATCAAGCACGATATAGTTAATAATTTTCTTTATGGCGTAAAAAATGAATCCAGAATTATCTCAGATTATTTATTGACAGAAGACAATCTTCCTGAAGTAAAAAACAATATTGCCCATTTTCCGAAATCTTATTTTGGAGATAACAGAGATGGTTATGATGTACAATTATTTACCAAAAACGAATTGATTTCTGATGTTTTAAAACACTACGAGCGCTTTTTAGAGATCATTTCCGAAGAAAATAATGAAATGTTTGTGAGTAGTAATGCTAATAAAAGGTTATAG
- a CDS encoding GxxExxY protein yields MTKKYLDELTYKVIGCCITVHNALGPGLLESVYHKCLLEEFKYQGIRFSSELIVPIEYRNVQLDALLRADFLVEDCLVIELKAVEAVLPIHEAQLITYLKLLDAPKGILVNFNCTNIFHNGQKTYVTEKYKYLDEK; encoded by the coding sequence ATGACCAAGAAATATTTAGACGAATTAACTTACAAAGTGATTGGATGTTGTATCACCGTACACAATGCATTAGGACCGGGATTACTTGAAAGCGTTTATCACAAATGTTTACTTGAAGAATTTAAGTATCAAGGCATCCGTTTTAGTTCAGAACTTATCGTTCCTATTGAGTACCGCAATGTGCAATTAGATGCGTTATTGCGAGCTGACTTTTTAGTTGAAGATTGTTTAGTAATTGAATTAAAAGCCGTGGAAGCGGTGCTGCCGATACACGAAGCCCAATTGATAACTTATTTGAAATTGCTTGACGCACCTAAAGGAATTTTAGTAAATTTCAATTGTACCAATATTTTTCATAACGGACAAAAGACATACGTTACAGAAAAGTACAAATATTTAGATGAGAAATAA
- a CDS encoding SMI1/KNR4 family protein: MSIKSIPYNAQLQQLQLTDIPFNPITLDDITEPFYRYEGSDEYDKKAFRTILLAKFTDLLGSNVLKLMIITPKDQQSPFDGFAFLANQNIVAIHIPNSGNFKRWMDDIFKESYEDLEEDRADGIFERQPELNPNPQFLLELGRGSFSIKMANSGMLFDEKPYENTGAYLHKKAPAEYNQAALTNEKDHFIKIYTKPNAEIVNAENLEPLFQELLQAKNLLPNEPEDNQKVFVEFESLANYKFPEALKTLLKWHNGIENTGFLSAAKILAEWKIWKGIYDDPNWTLQDLTGNNQADGLKTIGVYTNPFWVPFYSTGGGNFYAIDYAPGVQGTPGQIIAFGADEVKIRWIAPNLEDFLRQLISGSLPL; encoded by the coding sequence ATGTCCATCAAATCTATTCCCTACAACGCCCAACTTCAGCAATTACAACTTACTGACATTCCATTCAACCCCATCACACTTGATGACATTACAGAGCCATTCTATAGATATGAAGGAAGCGACGAGTATGACAAAAAAGCATTTAGAACAATACTTTTAGCAAAATTCACCGATTTGCTAGGCAGCAACGTGCTCAAGTTGATGATCATTACACCCAAAGACCAGCAATCGCCCTTTGATGGCTTTGCCTTTTTGGCCAATCAAAATATTGTAGCCATACACATTCCTAATTCCGGGAACTTTAAACGATGGATGGACGACATTTTTAAAGAAAGCTACGAAGATCTTGAAGAAGACCGTGCTGATGGCATTTTTGAACGCCAACCCGAACTCAATCCTAATCCACAATTTTTATTAGAGTTAGGCAGAGGCAGTTTTTCTATAAAAATGGCCAATTCAGGAATGTTATTTGACGAAAAACCGTATGAAAATACCGGTGCTTATTTGCACAAAAAAGCACCTGCAGAATATAACCAAGCCGCATTGACCAATGAAAAAGACCACTTTATTAAGATTTACACTAAACCAAATGCGGAAATCGTAAATGCTGAAAACTTGGAGCCATTATTTCAAGAGCTTTTGCAAGCTAAAAATCTACTGCCAAATGAACCCGAAGACAATCAAAAAGTATTTGTCGAATTTGAATCCTTGGCAAATTATAAATTCCCAGAAGCACTAAAAACCTTGCTGAAATGGCACAATGGCATCGAAAATACTGGGTTTCTTTCCGCTGCAAAAATACTCGCAGAATGGAAAATTTGGAAAGGAATTTATGATGACCCCAATTGGACCTTGCAAGACCTGACTGGTAACAACCAAGCCGATGGACTTAAAACCATTGGCGTTTATACCAACCCTTTTTGGGTACCATTTTACAGCACAGGTGGCGGCAATTTTTACGCCATCGACTATGCCCCTGGCGTGCAAGGAACACCCGGACAAATTATCGCTTTTGGAGCCGATGAAGTTAAAATCCGATGGATTGCACCGAATCTGGAAGACTTTTTACGGCAACTCATTTCCGGCAGTTTGCCACTTTAA
- a CDS encoding carboxylesterase family protein: MKIFYKVVFLFLTISAFGQPTAIVNKTAYNFWMNEPQNTTDKAPLIVFLHGKSLSGTNIERVKRYGALKGIEKGLDIPAYIVAPQLPSGPWNADKVDEIVQYMINNYSIDEARIYVTGMSLGSYGTMKYIGEYPNRVAAAVSICGGGDVNDACNLAQVPIKVIHGDKDFIVPLSESQKIVKAVKKCDKNAPIELEIVKGGNHGSVEDLYRHMELYEWLLKHTKANKALKEY; this comes from the coding sequence ATGAAAATCTTTTATAAAGTCGTTTTTTTGTTTTTAACCATAAGCGCTTTTGGACAACCGACTGCAATTGTAAACAAAACAGCCTATAATTTTTGGATGAATGAACCCCAAAATACAACTGATAAAGCACCATTAATTGTATTCTTACATGGAAAAAGTTTATCGGGCACAAATATAGAACGCGTGAAACGTTACGGTGCTTTAAAAGGTATTGAGAAAGGATTAGATATTCCGGCTTATATAGTTGCACCGCAACTTCCATCAGGACCATGGAACGCAGATAAAGTGGATGAAATTGTGCAATATATGATTAATAATTATTCCATTGATGAAGCCCGCATTTATGTCACAGGAATGAGTTTAGGTTCGTATGGAACCATGAAGTATATAGGTGAATACCCAAATAGAGTAGCTGCAGCGGTATCAATTTGTGGTGGTGGTGATGTGAATGATGCATGTAATTTAGCTCAAGTTCCCATAAAGGTTATTCACGGCGATAAAGATTTTATTGTTCCGCTTTCGGAGTCGCAAAAAATTGTGAAGGCAGTAAAAAAATGTGACAAAAATGCACCAATTGAGTTAGAAATTGTCAAAGGAGGAAATCATGGCAGTGTAGAAGATTTGTACCGCCACATGGAATTGTACGAATGGTTGCTAAAACATACAAAAGCCAATAAAGCATTGAAAGAATATTAA
- the pdxH gene encoding pyridoxamine 5'-phosphate oxidase: protein MTDLSNYRKSYEKSELLESMIDENPLMQFKKWFHETEEFGGVEEVNAMTLSTLGLDGFPKSRIVLLKKYDENGFTFVTNYDSEKGKALLQNPQVCLSFFWHSLERQVIIKGIAEKQSEAYSDGYFHSRPKGSQLGAVVSPQSEVIPNREFLDTKLKELEKKFANTEVNRPPNWGGILVKPVSIEFWQGRPNRLHDRIKYTLKPDGDWFIERLAP from the coding sequence ATGACAGATTTAAGTAATTATAGAAAATCATACGAAAAAAGTGAATTGTTGGAGTCGATGATCGACGAAAATCCGCTCATGCAATTTAAAAAATGGTTCCATGAAACCGAAGAATTTGGTGGAGTAGAAGAGGTGAATGCCATGACGCTTTCAACACTTGGTTTAGACGGATTTCCAAAATCGCGCATTGTTTTGCTTAAAAAGTACGATGAAAACGGTTTTACATTCGTAACCAATTATGATTCTGAAAAAGGCAAAGCATTGTTGCAAAATCCGCAGGTTTGCTTGTCGTTTTTTTGGCATTCTTTAGAGCGTCAGGTTATCATTAAAGGTATAGCTGAAAAGCAAAGCGAAGCATATTCCGATGGATATTTTCATTCGCGCCCCAAAGGAAGTCAGTTAGGTGCTGTGGTTTCACCTCAAAGCGAAGTGATTCCAAACCGTGAATTTTTAGACACAAAACTAAAAGAATTAGAAAAGAAATTTGCAAATACCGAAGTGAATCGACCACCAAATTGGGGCGGTATTTTAGTAAAACCGGTTTCAATTGAATTTTGGCAAGGCAGACCCAATAGGCTGCACGACCGCATTAAATATACGCTAAAACCTGATGGCGATTGGTTTATAGAACGTTTAGCGCCTTAA